Proteins encoded by one window of Brienomyrus brachyistius isolate T26 chromosome 1, BBRACH_0.4, whole genome shotgun sequence:
- the yeats4 gene encoding YEATS domain-containing protein 4 gives MFKRMAEFGPDSGGRVKGVTIVKPIVFGNVARYFGKKREEDGHTHQWTVYVKPYRNEDMSAYVKKIQFKLHESYGNPLRVVTKPPYEITETGWGEFEIIIKIFFIDPNERPVTLYHLLKLFQSDSSAMPKKTVVSEFYDEMIFQDPTAMMQQLLTTSRQLTLGAYKHETEFAELELRTREKLESAKKKTSQEITELKEKLKASRETINFLKSEIRKLEEEDQIKDH, from the exons ATGTTTAAGAGAATGGCTGAATTTGGTCCAGATTCCGGGGGGAGAGTGAAG GGAGTAACAATTGTGAAGCCGATAGTGTTTGGTAATGTCGCGCGATATTTTGGGAAGAAAAGAGAGGAGGACGGGCACACTCACCAGTGGACAGTCTACGTGAAACCCTACAGAAATGAG GACATGTCTGCTTATGTAAAGAAGATCCAATTCAAACTTCATGAAAGTTACGGTAACCCCTTAAGAG TTGTCACAAAACCACCGTACGAGATCACAGAAACTGGCTGGGGAGAGTTTGAGATTATTATCAAGATATTCTTCATTGATCCTAATGAAAGACCG GTCACCCTGTACCACCTCTTGAAGCTTTTCCAGTCTGACTCCAGTGCCATGCCAAAGAAGACAGTGGTGTCTGAGTTCTACGATGAGATG ATTTTCCAGGATCCCACTGCTATGATGCAACAGCTGCTGACCACATCCAGACAGCTGACATTAGGTGCCTACAAGCATGAGACAGAGT TTGCTGAGCTGGAGTTGAGGACGCGTGAGAAGCTGGAATCTGCAAAGAAGAAGACAAGCCAGGAGATAACGGAGCTGAAGGAGAAGCTGAAGGCGAGCCGAGAGACCATCAACTTCCTGAAGAGTGAAATTCGcaagctggaggaggaggatcAGATCAAAGACCACTGA